A part of Rhipicephalus microplus isolate Deutch F79 chromosome 8, USDA_Rmic, whole genome shotgun sequence genomic DNA contains:
- the LOC119164355 gene encoding uncharacterized protein LOC119164355 codes for MSLKRIFPFSEDDVKSRACLDSTETFVLGDDQSILDSLALQLAVTSAGASEYVAIVGCNAIETAFHVHDMPMFSQDMVDFIRPRFMADLKSLFSYLTKFQQLPVYPNVIILHGIETYIQQASEDEKGDQTIACLFALARDAASFATSKNHQTCRLLVTCCDAPSEGHVCPSYVSLPFFPLPWRCSKLKYGGFTLRLGGRLPTTVRFSLSKRELCLQKVDYF; via the exons ATGAGCTTGAAGCGGATTTTCCCGTTTTCAGAAGACGACGTCAAGTCGAGAGCGTGCCTCGATTCCACGGAAACTTTTGTCTTGGGAGACGATCAATC AATACTGGACTCCTTGGCCCTACAACTGGCTGTCACTTCTGCAGGGGCCAGCGAATATGTGGCCATTGTTGGCTGCAACGCCATCGAGACGGCCTTCCATGTTCATGACATGCCAATGTTCAGCCAAGACATGGTTGACTTTATACGACCAAG GTTCATGGCAGACCTCAAGTCTCTCTTCAGCTACCTCACCAAGTTCCAGCAGCTCCCAGTGTATCCCAATGTCATCATACTGCACGGAATTGAGACATACATACAGCAAGCCTCTGAG GACGAAAAGGGGGACCAAACAATCGCATGTCTTTTTGCACTGGCGCGGGATGCTGCGAGTTTCGCCACCTCGAAAAA TCACCAGACTTGCCGTTTGCTTGTCACTTGCTGCGATGCTCCGTCTGAGGGCCACGTATGTCCCAGCTACGTGAGCCTCCCTTTTTTCCCGCTTCCTTGGCGTTGCAGCAAGTTGAAGTACGGAGGCTTCACCCTCCGTCTAGGTGGTCGTCTTCCGACGACAGTTCGCTTCAGTCTCTCCAAAAGAGAGCTTTGCTTGCAGAAGGTGGACTACTTTTGA